In Verrucomicrobiota bacterium, the following are encoded in one genomic region:
- a CDS encoding PIN domain-containing protein — MKLAAETRFMVHLDSNYLVDALVPGSSAEAMILSWLAARETLAMSAVAWGEFLFGPLSSSAESAARQTVTTIESLQQGDGEQAAKLFNQTGRRSRIFQDCMIAAAAIRCRARLATLNTADFVPFVPYGLTIA, encoded by the coding sequence GTGAAGCTCGCCGCTGAGACGCGGTTCATGGTCCATCTGGATTCGAATTATCTCGTGGATGCCCTGGTGCCCGGTTCGTCGGCGGAGGCCATGATCTTGAGCTGGCTTGCGGCAAGAGAAACTCTGGCAATGAGCGCCGTTGCTTGGGGAGAATTCCTTTTCGGGCCTCTCTCTTCATCCGCCGAGTCAGCCGCGCGACAGACCGTGACGACAATTGAATCCCTTCAGCAGGGAGATGGAGAACAGGCCGCAAAGCTATTCAACCAGACCGGACGTCGTTCCAGAATTTTTCAGGATTGTATGATCGCCGCCGCTGCAATTCGTTGCCGAGCGAGGCTGGCCACTTTGAATACGGCTGATTTTGTGCCCTTTGTCCCGTACGGCTTGACCATCGCCTGA
- a CDS encoding YggS family pyridoxal phosphate-dependent enzyme — protein MDLAANLEMVNARIRAACKRARRDPASVTLLAVTKGQPPARVEEAANLGLALFGENRVQEAKAKIPQCSGRLRWHMIGHLQSNKSRDAVQLFEMIHSVDSAGLAQEIDKSGDKLAKTMPVLLEVNVAGEGSKFGFKPDQLLADLPALNKLRRVEIHGLMTMAPWSPEPEKVRPVFRRLRELKEACEKALGAPLAHLSMGMSGDFEVAIEEGATLVRLGTILFGPRNSAKPATG, from the coding sequence ATGGACCTGGCCGCGAATCTGGAAATGGTGAACGCCCGCATCCGCGCAGCATGCAAACGGGCGCGGCGCGATCCGGCGTCGGTCACTTTACTGGCCGTGACGAAGGGCCAGCCGCCGGCTCGAGTCGAGGAAGCGGCCAACCTGGGCTTGGCGCTGTTTGGCGAGAATCGAGTCCAGGAGGCGAAGGCCAAGATTCCGCAGTGTTCGGGCCGGCTCCGCTGGCACATGATCGGCCATCTGCAATCGAATAAAAGCCGCGACGCCGTTCAACTCTTCGAGATGATCCACAGCGTCGATAGCGCCGGCCTCGCGCAGGAAATCGACAAATCGGGCGACAAGCTCGCAAAGACGATGCCCGTGTTGCTTGAAGTGAACGTGGCGGGCGAAGGCTCGAAATTTGGGTTCAAGCCGGATCAACTGCTCGCCGATCTCCCGGCCCTGAACAAGCTGCGCCGCGTGGAAATCCACGGTTTGATGACCATGGCGCCCTGGTCGCCCGAACCGGAAAAGGTCCGGCCCGTTTTCCGGCGCCTGCGAGAATTGAAGGAAGCTTGCGAAAAAGCTCTGGGCGCGCCGCTCGCTCATTTGAGCATGGGCATGAGCGGCGATTTCGAGGTGGCGATCGAAGAAGGCGCAACCCTCGTGCGGCTCGGCACGATCCTGTTCGGCCCGCGCAATTCGGCCAAGCCCGCTACAGGGTGA
- a CDS encoding Hsp70 family protein gives MAGRLGIDFGTSNTVVAVWDEARREGVPVHVPDFGRVCVIGAAENSSTSPGAESISIIPTLIHYAEDGRRWIGEQVCQKNLAASERTFSLIKRYIANRSPVARRLGGKPVSHFDAGKDFLSAVIMFAAEELNVRDEEVALTVPVEAYEHYVDWLTRTVESAGLPRFRLIDEPSAAALGYGTHIQPGHLYLIFDFGGGTLDVAVALVEEEDKSESGRRCRVLGKAGRELGGSTIDTWLFQEVLRQNNRLDSDDDVRRASAELLAACRAAKEKLSTHEQAVVKAANRAGGAEISAEVSRQRFEELLDRHEVFSQIDQTIRRALNAARDRGYGEGQVKSVLMVGGSSLIPSVQKTVQRIFGKELVRLERPLDAVARGAAAFVAGVDFYDHIQHDYAIRWSNPQKGDYDYRVIVKRGTPYPTRDAIARLSVKASYSGQTELGIAIFELGERHARGSEPVVELVFDPGGAARVMEVTPDEEERRSYFWINEQSPTFLRAKPPAQQGEPRFAVEFGIDAHKRLLITARDLKTGQVAFRDHPVVKLV, from the coding sequence ATGGCTGGCCGCTTGGGCATTGATTTCGGGACGTCCAATACCGTCGTCGCCGTCTGGGACGAGGCGCGGCGCGAAGGCGTCCCGGTGCACGTGCCGGACTTTGGCCGGGTTTGTGTGATCGGCGCCGCCGAGAATTCCTCGACGAGTCCCGGCGCTGAATCCATTTCGATCATCCCGACTCTAATTCACTATGCGGAAGATGGCCGGCGCTGGATTGGCGAACAGGTCTGCCAGAAGAATCTCGCCGCTTCCGAGCGCACGTTCAGTTTGATCAAACGTTACATTGCCAACCGCAGCCCCGTGGCCCGGCGACTCGGAGGGAAACCGGTTTCGCACTTCGACGCGGGAAAGGATTTTTTATCGGCGGTCATCATGTTCGCCGCCGAAGAATTGAACGTCCGCGACGAAGAGGTCGCGCTGACCGTTCCGGTCGAAGCTTACGAACATTACGTGGATTGGCTAACGCGCACGGTGGAATCGGCGGGACTTCCCCGCTTTCGGCTGATTGACGAGCCTTCCGCAGCTGCGCTGGGGTACGGAACTCACATTCAGCCGGGCCACCTGTATTTGATCTTCGACTTTGGCGGCGGCACGCTCGACGTGGCGGTCGCGCTGGTCGAGGAGGAGGACAAGTCCGAATCCGGCCGCCGCTGCCGGGTTCTGGGCAAAGCGGGCCGGGAACTCGGCGGCAGCACCATCGACACGTGGCTCTTTCAGGAAGTGCTCCGGCAGAACAATCGGCTCGACTCCGATGACGATGTCCGGCGTGCGAGCGCGGAGTTGCTGGCCGCCTGCCGCGCTGCCAAAGAGAAACTTTCGACGCACGAGCAGGCAGTCGTAAAGGCGGCAAACCGGGCGGGCGGCGCAGAAATTTCCGCCGAAGTGAGCCGGCAGCGGTTCGAGGAGCTGCTGGACCGGCATGAAGTCTTCAGTCAAATCGATCAGACGATCCGACGCGCCCTGAATGCGGCGCGCGATCGCGGCTACGGCGAAGGCCAGGTCAAATCGGTGCTCATGGTTGGCGGCAGCAGTTTGATCCCCTCGGTGCAAAAGACTGTGCAGCGGATTTTCGGGAAGGAACTGGTTCGGCTGGAGCGTCCGCTCGACGCTGTGGCGCGCGGGGCGGCCGCCTTTGTGGCTGGCGTCGATTTTTACGATCACATTCAGCACGATTACGCGATTCGTTGGTCCAACCCTCAAAAAGGCGACTACGATTACCGCGTCATCGTCAAGCGCGGCACGCCTTACCCGACCCGAGATGCGATTGCGCGCCTGAGCGTTAAAGCGTCCTACAGCGGCCAAACCGAGCTGGGCATCGCGATCTTCGAACTCGGCGAACGCCATGCGCGCGGCAGCGAACCGGTGGTGGAACTGGTTTTCGATCCCGGCGGCGCGGCGCGCGTGATGGAAGTGACGCCGGACGAAGAAGAGCGCCGGAGTTATTTCTGGATCAACGAGCAATCACCGACGTTCTTGCGCGCCAAGCCGCCCGCCCAGCAAGGCGAACCCAGATTCGCGGTGGAATTTGGAATCGACGCCCACAAACGCCTGCTCATCACGGCCCGGGACTTGAAAACCGGCCAAGTGGCCTTTCGCGATCATCCGGTGGTGAAGCTGGTGTAG
- a CDS encoding WD40 repeat domain-containing protein — protein sequence MKGHTHGINRVAFSPDGKRLASASFDKTLKIWDAMTGEEILTLEGHAYEVRGLMFSPDGKRLASASDDRTVKLWDAMTGQEMLTLKGHVGGVKAVAFSPDGKRLASAGGEYDRTKRGELKVWNAQPRSEAFAP from the coding sequence CTGAAAGGGCACACTCACGGGATCAATCGCGTCGCCTTTAGTCCGGATGGAAAACGGCTGGCCTCGGCTTCTTTTGATAAGACCCTGAAGATTTGGGATGCCATGACAGGCGAGGAAATCCTGACGTTGGAAGGGCACGCCTACGAGGTCCGTGGATTGATGTTTAGCCCGGACGGGAAGCGACTGGCGTCGGCGAGCGATGATCGGACGGTGAAGCTTTGGGACGCCATGACCGGTCAGGAAATGCTCACGCTGAAAGGACACGTCGGCGGAGTCAAAGCCGTCGCGTTTAGTCCAGACGGAAAACGGCTGGCCTCGGCTGGCGGCGAGTATGACAGAACAAAGCGCGGAGAGTTGAAGGTGTGGAATGCCCAGCCGCGTTCCGAGGCCTTTGCTCCATAG
- a CDS encoding DUF433 domain-containing protein, translated as MNERISIHPKICHGQACVAGTRIPVHQIVRMFAHGDTIEGLLRAYPSLTRDDVLACLDYAASLAEEQVTPLDDLVLTK; from the coding sequence ATGAACGAGCGGATTTCGATTCATCCGAAGATTTGCCACGGGCAAGCGTGCGTTGCCGGCACCCGCATCCCCGTGCACCAGATCGTTCGTATGTTTGCACACGGCGATACAATCGAAGGGCTTCTCCGAGCATATCCTTCTCTCACACGGGACGACGTTTTGGCTTGTTTGGATTATGCCGCCTCGCTTGCTGAGGAGCAGGTGACACCGCTGGATGACTTGGTGCTGACCAAGTGA
- a CDS encoding acyltransferase, protein MTVGSENAAGELPFWSLHPSHVKWLPNKVFPKRAVVADAPDSLRPSNRILAVCVPELAAKGLNVRRLNSIALQITTDRETSVSFSPVYRLAHDGEFVPDHDYLPATHREEAITGGFTQFAWSDTLPKPGKPYAGYGLNAVVESGGSPVAVTREPVRGSEYRNLIVVDYANADAPRPLYAVSPDTGRFVEHYKLLKDGGASYVFTVAQGFALPKLEVFDAKILDDEIAASRVHYGYDYRVTVRYAKGSGLLAQTLATLNNRIGANLFKQGGEQAAQWLSAPRPTSEPSSRYHYSHFHHAHIQARDIDKLPFLAEAILPARPLPWNTNASAQAPAIEVDRRKLGLELLKLQVTKYPPPKSGPIPAALWPYLIPTSLIWQSKITAALAEQEAWLRKHILAQVERSGVVPQDVFEIQDINEGTTDFGVERASAAEDWLAFLEAAHRMGVPPEKTQRWLENLARVHGVQVGRNWGIDFSLPALRPPVISSALTAKFSRVAGLIGHEQAAAFASGQLSALRTAERFPSFRTDAPSTLPLPSGQGFFLYPRTNLQSWPPAYSVESEILGAGQNLAAAALPSPNEAARRGGNRIGLGQHGEPQNGGLALDDLTVFVLIAAAFYGFILSTAFFWWLFRSLRGQKKSGAAAADQFLVSQLVPDSVMQRAEERWAKRVLGAQSPGNAERTRFSNATVEQNFLMRLRAIYKLVLEWRRQENGWDEDDARLAEDDTDEWLNGLDEFASVVGLYMRWVIKAGAKDGFSKKEVLEENEDSNHIWSRLVMYLSEHYWGFLTLMKTYSNLVTHQDKANCYGQISQLLQALGIRQRSQGFDARKLFNFPANPSAMDLLIIQKPGMTLSKVMLEASLKLKIPFTHLVGFVEKYKEFKRREEPHPVHPYLIEFAKMLPHFLLMGLGALVWYNQRIGDSAIVPYLWSVISGFALNPVSLVWALPLLGSLAAAVAAHGVRVYRFEGSLLSREQSRFVLDATLTSFFIKRDSAMPGIKTGRAWNPKPYQWASWGLRAVAFTFLGLQLLREPTPSFATFLVVKGLLAMLAFAEVLAIILPLAATLLSKYLQDRVTRPPAASPFTQFLNRLNLTATTPASPLWLSIKYHTQPSVPSGGFWGMIQAVVFYFVLAAVFFFVGGYLCQEILSLWFTDTYLLASNWKLFLGSLLFWNTMYLLRYGLFVLFTGIASALAAFPIKASLGLLALGYAVFALFSPVLNVDANAYSYWSYPILCGGILLAGFESSILAALRRARLIDARAPAFPPHEPDSTTDDTDHTDRTTSASAKSAKSAVKTSVQALGVVYMGGDDLSYQKLTPALLMDRWNLLRDRLASDAIGLLHDMAQRPNPAVLEGWFSALYELEKKFDVTLWHPSQVCLAEEAPRFRPELGLHLVVQNQEQRQQILHAWHIRRWLVTMMSSAGHAQDTAVNLVDIALRLAREGLAPNTVFYLIQNKYDNNDSNRPVQTAYDKGELGQRNKLARLLSEAAPGARAYSIQNWTPFGFKAGGLTGMDLIYEESLKLTTMLLLDRNATVHDLDALMEDLARALADPDVIIVIPGRGTTNTLTPVGQGSQLVEEGHRSFLKGLMSMLGGTASESVGTGWGNCWPFFMGAYSGPWWIGKRPKCRSRRGSNAGAPSPRAPKA, encoded by the coding sequence GAATTCGTTCCGGATCACGACTATCTTCCCGCCACGCATCGGGAAGAGGCCATTACCGGAGGATTCACGCAATTCGCCTGGAGTGACACGCTGCCGAAGCCGGGGAAGCCATACGCCGGTTACGGCCTGAATGCGGTCGTCGAGTCCGGTGGTTCGCCAGTGGCTGTGACGCGCGAGCCGGTGCGCGGCTCGGAATATCGGAATCTGATCGTGGTGGACTACGCCAACGCAGACGCTCCCCGTCCGCTCTATGCGGTGTCGCCCGACACCGGCCGATTCGTTGAGCACTACAAACTGCTCAAAGATGGAGGCGCCTCCTACGTCTTCACCGTGGCACAGGGCTTCGCGCTGCCGAAGCTCGAAGTGTTCGACGCCAAAATCCTCGATGACGAAATCGCGGCGAGTCGCGTTCATTACGGATACGATTACCGCGTCACCGTCCGCTACGCGAAGGGGAGCGGCCTTCTGGCGCAGACGCTTGCGACCTTGAACAATCGGATCGGGGCGAACCTGTTCAAACAGGGAGGCGAACAGGCGGCGCAATGGCTTTCGGCGCCACGGCCAACGAGCGAGCCTTCCAGCCGTTACCATTATTCTCATTTCCATCACGCCCACATCCAGGCGCGCGACATCGACAAGCTGCCTTTCCTGGCGGAAGCCATTCTCCCGGCGCGCCCCCTTCCCTGGAACACCAATGCCTCGGCGCAGGCGCCGGCAATCGAAGTGGACCGGCGCAAGCTCGGATTGGAATTGTTGAAGTTGCAAGTGACGAAATATCCGCCACCGAAATCAGGTCCGATTCCCGCCGCGCTCTGGCCTTATCTGATTCCCACCTCACTCATCTGGCAATCGAAGATCACCGCCGCGCTCGCTGAGCAGGAAGCCTGGCTCAGAAAACATATCCTGGCGCAGGTCGAACGAAGCGGCGTCGTGCCTCAGGACGTGTTCGAGATTCAGGACATCAACGAAGGAACGACGGATTTCGGAGTCGAGCGTGCGAGCGCGGCGGAGGATTGGCTCGCGTTTCTGGAGGCGGCCCATCGGATGGGCGTTCCTCCGGAGAAAACGCAGCGTTGGCTGGAGAATCTGGCGCGCGTTCATGGCGTCCAGGTGGGCCGGAACTGGGGAATCGATTTCAGCCTGCCGGCGCTGCGGCCGCCGGTCATTTCCTCTGCATTGACAGCCAAGTTTTCGCGCGTGGCCGGGCTGATCGGGCACGAACAGGCCGCCGCTTTTGCCAGCGGCCAACTCAGCGCGCTCCGAACGGCCGAACGTTTCCCCAGCTTCAGAACAGACGCGCCTTCGACTTTGCCCTTGCCGTCCGGGCAAGGATTCTTCCTCTATCCCCGGACCAATCTCCAGTCCTGGCCGCCGGCCTACAGTGTCGAAAGCGAGATTCTGGGCGCCGGACAGAATCTCGCCGCAGCCGCGCTTCCCTCCCCCAATGAGGCGGCGCGCCGCGGCGGGAACCGAATTGGGCTCGGCCAACACGGCGAACCGCAAAACGGCGGGCTGGCGCTCGATGATTTGACCGTCTTCGTTCTCATCGCGGCCGCGTTTTACGGGTTCATTTTATCAACCGCATTTTTTTGGTGGCTGTTCCGCAGCCTCCGCGGACAGAAGAAATCCGGAGCGGCCGCCGCCGATCAATTTCTGGTCAGCCAACTGGTGCCGGATTCGGTCATGCAACGGGCCGAAGAACGCTGGGCGAAACGCGTCCTGGGCGCGCAAAGCCCGGGGAACGCCGAGAGAACGCGCTTCTCCAACGCCACGGTCGAGCAGAACTTCCTCATGCGACTGCGCGCCATCTACAAGCTGGTCCTCGAATGGCGCCGCCAGGAAAACGGCTGGGACGAGGACGATGCGCGCCTGGCGGAAGACGACACGGACGAATGGCTCAATGGCCTGGACGAGTTCGCCAGCGTGGTGGGCCTTTACATGCGCTGGGTGATCAAAGCCGGCGCCAAGGACGGGTTCTCGAAGAAGGAAGTCCTCGAAGAGAACGAAGACAGCAACCACATCTGGTCGCGCCTGGTGATGTATTTGTCCGAACATTATTGGGGATTCCTCACCCTGATGAAGACTTACAGCAATCTGGTCACGCATCAGGACAAGGCCAATTGCTACGGCCAGATTTCCCAATTGCTCCAGGCGCTGGGCATCCGGCAGCGCAGCCAGGGCTTCGACGCGCGGAAGCTCTTCAACTTTCCCGCGAATCCTTCGGCGATGGACCTGCTCATTATTCAGAAACCCGGGATGACGCTCAGCAAGGTCATGCTCGAAGCTTCGTTGAAGCTGAAAATTCCTTTTACCCACCTCGTGGGATTCGTGGAGAAATACAAGGAGTTCAAACGCCGCGAGGAACCGCACCCGGTCCATCCGTACCTGATCGAGTTTGCGAAGATGCTGCCCCATTTCCTCTTGATGGGCCTGGGCGCGCTGGTCTGGTACAATCAACGCATCGGCGACAGCGCGATCGTGCCTTATCTCTGGTCGGTGATCAGCGGTTTCGCGCTCAACCCGGTTTCCCTGGTCTGGGCCTTGCCGTTGTTGGGAAGCCTGGCGGCGGCGGTCGCCGCCCACGGCGTCCGCGTTTATCGATTTGAAGGCAGCCTCCTCTCGCGCGAGCAATCCCGGTTCGTGCTCGATGCCACGCTCACCAGCTTTTTCATCAAACGCGACTCCGCAATGCCGGGCATCAAAACGGGCCGCGCGTGGAACCCGAAGCCTTACCAATGGGCAAGCTGGGGACTGCGCGCGGTGGCGTTCACTTTTCTCGGTCTGCAACTGCTGCGCGAGCCGACGCCGAGTTTCGCCACGTTTCTCGTGGTCAAAGGACTGCTCGCGATGCTCGCCTTCGCGGAAGTGCTCGCGATCATCCTGCCTCTGGCCGCAACGCTGCTCAGCAAATACCTGCAAGACCGCGTCACAAGGCCTCCTGCAGCGTCCCCCTTCACCCAGTTTCTCAACCGGCTGAATCTGACGGCGACCACGCCCGCGTCGCCGCTTTGGCTCTCGATCAAATATCACACGCAGCCGTCCGTGCCGTCGGGCGGTTTCTGGGGCATGATACAGGCGGTGGTGTTCTACTTCGTTCTCGCGGCGGTCTTCTTTTTCGTCGGCGGCTATCTGTGCCAGGAGATTCTCTCGTTGTGGTTCACCGACACGTATCTCCTGGCGTCCAACTGGAAACTTTTTCTGGGGAGCCTGCTGTTCTGGAACACCATGTATCTTCTGCGTTACGGGCTGTTTGTGTTGTTCACCGGGATCGCTTCCGCGTTGGCGGCGTTTCCGATCAAGGCCAGCCTGGGTTTGCTCGCGCTGGGTTACGCCGTTTTCGCGTTGTTTTCGCCGGTGCTGAACGTGGACGCGAATGCCTATTCGTATTGGAGTTATCCGATCCTCTGCGGAGGCATTCTCCTGGCCGGGTTTGAAAGCTCAATTCTCGCCGCGCTCCGCCGTGCCCGATTGATCGATGCGCGAGCCCCAGCATTCCCTCCCCACGAACCTGATTCAACCACCGATGACACGGATCACACGGATAGGACCACTTCTGCATCCGCGAAATCCGCGAAATCCGCGGTCAAGACATCGGTTCAGGCGCTGGGCGTTGTCTATATGGGCGGCGACGATCTGTCTTACCAGAAACTGACGCCGGCCTTGCTCATGGACCGCTGGAATCTGTTGCGCGATCGACTGGCGTCCGACGCCATCGGTTTGCTCCACGACATGGCGCAACGCCCGAATCCAGCCGTGCTCGAGGGCTGGTTTAGCGCCTTGTACGAACTGGAAAAGAAATTCGACGTCACTCTCTGGCATCCCTCCCAGGTTTGCCTGGCGGAGGAAGCGCCGCGCTTCCGCCCCGAACTGGGACTTCATCTCGTGGTGCAAAACCAGGAACAGCGCCAGCAAATCCTTCACGCCTGGCATATCCGGCGCTGGCTCGTGACCATGATGTCCTCGGCGGGCCACGCGCAGGACACCGCCGTGAATCTCGTCGATATCGCCCTGCGGCTCGCCCGCGAAGGTCTCGCGCCCAACACCGTCTTTTACCTGATCCAAAACAAATACGATAACAATGACAGCAATCGCCCGGTCCAGACGGCGTACGACAAAGGCGAATTGGGCCAGCGCAACAAACTGGCGCGCTTGCTGAGCGAAGCGGCGCCGGGCGCCCGCGCCTACAGCATCCAAAACTGGACGCCCTTCGGATTCAAGGCGGGCGGCCTCACGGGCATGGATCTGATTTACGAGGAGTCGCTGAAACTGACGACCATGCTCTTGCTCGATCGCAACGCCACCGTTCACGACCTGGACGCGCTGATGGAAGATCTCGCGCGCGCACTGGCCGATCCGGACGTCATCATCGTCATTCCGGGCCGGGGCACCACCAACACGCTCACGCCCGTCGGCCAGGGTTCGCAACTGGTCGAGGAAGGCCACCGGTCGTTCCTCAAGGGACTCATGTCGATGCTCGGCGGCACGGCCAGCGAATCGGTCGGCACGGGTTGGGGAAATTGCTGGCCGTTTTTTATGGGCGCGTACAGCGGGCCATGGTGGATTGGCAAACGCCCAAAATGCCGATCACGTCGCGGATCCAACGCGGGTGCTCCTTCGCCGCGCGCGCCGAAGGCCTGA